A window from Pyrococcus yayanosii CH1 encodes these proteins:
- a CDS encoding chemotaxis protein CheC — translation MAENYEDYIKNLDEFAKSALLETFNIGASHAATALSQMTGKEVNITVPNLKIVEIKHVPEVIGEDVKVTVYIELGKDFSGHAFFIADFDDVLRMFDVLMGNPPGTTQEIDDMVKSSFMEVANILISAFANALSEFLGITIEQSPPNIAIDFLPAILDFALADIGQYCDYTIVLETEITISGVEFEEHFIIFPKPDDMRKILEKLLGGLA, via the coding sequence ATGGCTGAAAACTATGAAGACTACATCAAAAACCTAGATGAGTTCGCAAAGAGTGCCCTCCTCGAGACCTTTAACATAGGAGCCTCCCATGCCGCCACCGCTTTGAGTCAGATGACGGGCAAGGAAGTCAATATCACCGTTCCAAATCTCAAGATAGTCGAGATAAAGCACGTACCAGAGGTCATTGGGGAAGATGTCAAGGTGACAGTTTACATCGAGCTGGGAAAAGACTTCAGCGGTCATGCTTTCTTCATAGCCGATTTTGATGATGTCCTCAGGATGTTCGATGTCCTTATGGGCAATCCACCAGGGACAACGCAAGAAATTGATGACATGGTAAAGTCATCCTTTATGGAGGTTGCAAACATTTTGATATCGGCCTTTGCCAATGCTCTGAGCGAGTTTCTGGGCATAACCATAGAACAGAGCCCCCCGAATATTGCCATTGACTTCCTTCCCGCTATCCTCGATTTTGCCCTTGCTGATATTGGCCAATACTGCGACTATACGATAGTCCTTGAGACTGAAATAACGATAAGTGGCGTTGAGTTCGAGGAACATTTCATAATATTTCCAAAACCAGATGACATGAGGAAAATACTTGAAAAATTATTGGGGGGATTGGCATGA
- a CDS encoding chemotaxis protein CheD, whose amino-acid sequence MAKEIKVGIGDYAVGKREGIISTYGLGSCVGITLYDRVTKVGGLLHALLPEAARYGGRGNPAKYVDTGLQLLLRDVLKLGASKSRLEAKLFGGAHMFENIKSRELQIGMRNVEVAKRELKKLGIRLVAEDTGGKGGRTIYLDLATGKVKMRKVSGGRVTEVVY is encoded by the coding sequence ATGGCTAAGGAAATCAAGGTTGGCATTGGAGACTACGCCGTGGGAAAGCGAGAGGGGATAATTAGCACCTATGGATTAGGGAGCTGTGTGGGCATAACTTTGTATGATAGGGTTACGAAAGTTGGTGGATTGCTCCATGCACTCCTCCCAGAGGCCGCTAGATATGGGGGCAGGGGAAACCCAGCGAAGTACGTTGACACGGGACTCCAGCTCCTACTTAGGGACGTGCTGAAACTTGGAGCATCCAAGAGTCGGCTTGAAGCGAAGCTTTTCGGGGGAGCTCACATGTTCGAGAACATCAAGAGTCGAGAACTACAAATAGGCATGAGGAACGTGGAGGTTGCAAAAAGGGAGCTAAAAAAACTGGGAATACGCCTGGTGGCAGAGGACACGGGAGGAAAAGGTGGTAGAACAATATATCTTGATTTAGCTACTGGGAAGGTTAAAATGAGAAAGGTTTCAGGCGGACGAGTTACCGAAGTCGTGTATTAG
- a CDS encoding glycerate kinase type-2 family protein, which produces MNPRDVALTLVREAIRAADPYLAVKRALRIEDGKIIVQGKVFGVRGRIYVLAFGKAACEMARAVEDVLGEGIASGIAVTKYGYGRPLRRIKVIEAGHPIPDENSIRGAEEGLRLVERVGSKDILLVLISGGGSALFELPEDGITLEDIKKTNDLLLKSGARIHEINTVRKHISKVKGGKLAKRVKGTLVALIISDVVGDDLEAIASGPTVKDPTTFEDAHRVLRLYGLWAKVPESVKAHIERGLRGEAEETLKEDLPNVHNFLIASNSIACEAVAAKARELGFNPYILTTTMEGEAKDAGLILGAIVQRAYWEEDPFRKPAVLIAGGETTVTITGDAGMGGPNQELALSIARKIAGLKGVVVVAFDTDGTDGPTDAAGGIVDWETLKRLEAVGLRIEEVLAKHNAYRALKVVGALLFTGPTGTNVNSMVIAVIWRIGKSSH; this is translated from the coding sequence ATGAATCCCCGAGATGTCGCCCTAACTCTCGTTAGAGAAGCAATAAGGGCCGCTGATCCTTACCTAGCCGTAAAGAGGGCTTTGCGTATCGAGGATGGGAAGATAATCGTCCAGGGAAAGGTTTTCGGGGTTAGGGGCAGGATTTACGTTCTCGCCTTCGGAAAGGCGGCCTGCGAGATGGCGAGGGCTGTGGAGGATGTCCTTGGTGAGGGAATAGCGAGTGGCATTGCCGTAACAAAATATGGGTACGGGCGGCCTCTGCGGAGGATCAAGGTCATCGAGGCGGGGCATCCGATACCGGACGAGAACTCCATTCGGGGAGCCGAGGAGGGCTTGAGGCTAGTTGAGCGCGTTGGGTCAAAGGACATCCTCTTGGTGTTGATATCCGGAGGTGGCTCAGCTCTCTTCGAGCTCCCTGAGGACGGCATAACGCTTGAAGACATCAAGAAAACGAACGACCTTCTCCTCAAGAGCGGGGCGAGGATACACGAGATAAATACCGTCAGGAAGCACATATCGAAGGTAAAGGGAGGCAAGCTTGCAAAGCGGGTTAAAGGAACCCTGGTGGCCCTGATAATTTCTGACGTTGTTGGGGACGACCTCGAGGCCATAGCCTCTGGCCCCACGGTGAAGGATCCAACAACCTTCGAAGACGCTCACAGGGTCCTAAGGCTCTACGGCCTCTGGGCCAAGGTGCCCGAGAGCGTGAAGGCACACATAGAGAGGGGGCTGAGGGGAGAGGCCGAGGAGACCCTGAAGGAAGACCTTCCAAATGTCCATAACTTCCTCATAGCAAGCAACTCAATTGCCTGCGAGGCCGTCGCGGCTAAAGCCAGGGAGCTGGGCTTCAACCCTTACATTCTCACAACGACGATGGAGGGAGAGGCCAAGGACGCGGGCCTTATTTTGGGGGCCATAGTCCAGAGGGCCTATTGGGAGGAAGACCCCTTCAGAAAGCCCGCCGTCCTGATAGCGGGTGGCGAGACAACTGTCACGATAACTGGAGATGCTGGAATGGGTGGCCCCAACCAGGAGCTCGCCTTGAGCATAGCCCGGAAAATCGCGGGGCTGAAGGGCGTTGTAGTCGTTGCCTTCGACACCGACGGGACGGATGGCCCAACGGACGCGGCTGGTGGCATTGTGGACTGGGAGACGCTCAAGCGGCTGGAGGCGGTAGGCCTTCGGATTGAGGAAGTTCTAGCGAAACACAACGCATACAGAGCCCTTAAGGTCGTTGGAGCCCTGCTCTTCACGGGGCCCACGGGAACGAACGTGAACTCGATGGTCATAGCTGTCATCTGGAGAATTGGAAAAAGTTCACATTGA
- a CDS encoding CheF family chemotaxis protein: MPIAEVRVKAAIQTSWRTLSKASWRDAIAQLESDRLVLKYIKMGEVVGEDTFPFSALTDIAVQIPDDMKLNPEKDHFGMKFYFPTRGEVLLILTIEENLLIYDEKKFKEFTHKVFETLINGKPAMVQVARIVGGAINMESTWQQGWLRVVTVKSARTQRKERSIIVITEEKKPVSIFSDIEDIEIEEVEMNGKKVRAWKIRHFYIDQSVTSYLYIPDKQTQLFVLRYLLTYVPNYLEFIMKISDEFPTLKAEFQEVIERELKELEALDDTEKQILVALYSGINPLELHQFLGVSEKEIEEIYDRMIDKGLLKIIMIRKVVDLTSEGRKIVNKLLKYGLVSM, translated from the coding sequence ATGCCTATAGCAGAGGTCAGGGTGAAAGCCGCGATACAGACCTCGTGGAGGACCCTGAGTAAGGCCAGCTGGAGGGATGCGATAGCTCAACTTGAAAGCGATAGGCTCGTTCTAAAATATATTAAGATGGGTGAGGTCGTTGGAGAGGATACCTTTCCCTTCTCAGCGCTTACAGACATAGCCGTTCAAATCCCCGATGACATGAAGCTTAACCCAGAGAAAGACCACTTTGGTATGAAATTTTATTTCCCGACCCGTGGTGAAGTTTTGCTAATCTTAACGATAGAGGAAAATCTACTTATTTACGACGAAAAGAAGTTCAAGGAATTCACCCATAAGGTTTTTGAGACCCTCATAAATGGAAAGCCCGCAATGGTTCAGGTGGCGAGAATAGTGGGTGGTGCTATAAATATGGAGTCCACGTGGCAGCAGGGATGGTTGAGGGTTGTGACCGTCAAATCCGCCCGCACCCAGCGCAAGGAAAGGAGCATAATTGTAATCACAGAAGAAAAAAAGCCCGTGTCAATATTCTCAGACATAGAGGACATAGAGATAGAGGAGGTTGAAATGAACGGCAAGAAAGTTAGGGCATGGAAGATAAGACACTTCTACATCGATCAGAGCGTAACGTCTTACCTCTACATTCCTGACAAGCAGACACAACTCTTCGTGCTAAGGTACCTGCTAACCTATGTGCCAAACTACCTGGAGTTCATTATGAAAATTTCCGATGAGTTTCCAACACTAAAGGCTGAATTCCAGGAAGTTATAGAGAGGGAGCTAAAGGAGCTTGAAGCCCTCGACGATACAGAGAAGCAGATACTTGTGGCCCTGTACTCTGGCATTAATCCTCTCGAACTGCACCAGTTCTTGGGCGTCAGCGAGAAGGAGATAGAAGAGATCTATGACCGCATGATAGACAAAGGGTTGCTAAAAATCATCATGATAAGGAAGGTCGTCGACCTGACGTCCGAAGGCAGAAAGATAGTTAACAAGCTTCTAAAGTACGGCCTTGTATCAATGTGA
- a CDS encoding chemotaxis protein CheC: MKKSEWYKDIFKEASNIAVSHALTALSQMIGGPIDMEAPEVEIVPRVEFLKMLAKKGVSNSFTVMFDITEGLSGLTILQFPKTSALNLSAVLLGMEPGSVQELDEMAKSAIMEVGNILISVYTDILANLIGEQVSLSPPKPAESLYDIEKELSKPSLRNVESVIIFKSRFRKEDVGVESYFYIVPTPESFTKIVKRLESQVTE; this comes from the coding sequence ATGAAGAAGTCAGAATGGTACAAAGACATATTCAAGGAAGCGTCCAATATAGCGGTCTCCCACGCTCTAACAGCTCTCTCTCAAATGATAGGTGGACCAATAGACATGGAAGCCCCTGAAGTCGAGATAGTACCGAGGGTCGAGTTCCTCAAGATGCTTGCCAAAAAAGGCGTCTCCAACAGCTTTACGGTGATGTTCGACATAACCGAGGGGCTCTCAGGCCTGACAATACTACAGTTCCCAAAGACCAGTGCCCTTAACCTCTCAGCGGTCCTCCTGGGCATGGAGCCAGGCTCAGTGCAGGAACTCGACGAAATGGCCAAATCGGCAATCATGGAGGTTGGCAACATCCTGATATCGGTTTACACGGACATCCTAGCTAATCTCATAGGCGAACAGGTATCCTTGAGCCCACCAAAGCCAGCCGAGTCTCTCTATGATATAGAGAAGGAGCTCAGCAAGCCTAGTCTCAGAAATGTGGAAAGCGTCATAATATTCAAGTCAAGATTTCGCAAAGAGGATGTTGGTGTAGAAAGTTACTTCTACATCGTTCCAACGCCTGAATCCTTCACAAAGATAGTCAAACGCCTCGAGAGCCAGGTTACTGAGTGA
- a CDS encoding chemotaxis protein CheA has product MEDLSQYLDEFLADARERIDSLSNAILTLEKLVKEGGSEEEKMEVINQIFRDAHTLKGTAATMGFMKLSETAHKMENLFDAIRNGLVEPTPEVVDLVLEFLDAIEAMVDNIEETQSEGDIDVSELFARADELMGEGKSKKEEKPAVEEKKEEKEETKEKATAPAVEGGKTFHIKVYFGKDAQLRGVRAFLILSDLEEIGEVVWTNPDRKIIEDGNANQDVVEFKVVTEASKEEIEKLVRRHPEVEKVEIIEERISEEEKLEGTLQRYYRIKVQFQKDAPLKGPRGFLVLQDLREIGEIVETKPSIQEIEEGKLIDDTYFEVVLRTDKGEEEIKSVISKHPDIVNILITPEEITEKKSKEKKEEKLKAPEPPKKPSPIETPKVKVSRMIKIDVSHLDKLMNLVGELVINKGRLEQIAERLGDRELIETLSTLSRLLTELQDEIMEMRLTPIAEVFNKFPRMVRELARKMGKEVEFVMEGGEIEVDRTILEKLGDALVHLLRNAIDHGIEPPEERERLGKPRAGRVELIARRERNHVEIIVRDDGRGIDPEKVKRKAIERGLITPEEAASLSDEEAINLIFLPGFSTAEKITDVSGRGVGMDVVKDVVKSMNGSISVYTEVGKGTTFILKLPISMAIIQALLIRVANEIYAIPINNILETIEIDPKILKTIGGKEVIVLRGEIIPVIMLHELFGLPIPKAKSFPAIIVDYGAQKVAIGVDELLHKRDIVIKSLGKFLSNIRGFAGATILGDGSVVLIIDIGGLLGGGYHG; this is encoded by the coding sequence GTGGAAGACCTTTCTCAATATCTCGATGAATTCCTTGCGGATGCGAGAGAGAGAATAGACAGCCTCAGCAACGCAATACTTACCTTGGAGAAGCTCGTGAAGGAGGGAGGTAGTGAAGAAGAGAAAATGGAGGTAATAAACCAGATATTCAGGGATGCCCACACCCTCAAGGGCACCGCGGCCACGATGGGCTTCATGAAGCTTAGCGAGACCGCCCATAAGATGGAGAACCTATTTGACGCCATAAGAAACGGCCTCGTCGAGCCGACACCTGAGGTCGTTGACCTCGTCTTGGAGTTCCTCGACGCCATAGAGGCTATGGTGGATAACATAGAAGAGACTCAGAGCGAAGGAGACATTGACGTCTCAGAACTCTTCGCCAGGGCAGACGAGCTTATGGGCGAGGGCAAATCCAAGAAGGAGGAAAAACCAGCAGTCGAGGAAAAGAAAGAAGAGAAAGAGGAAACCAAGGAAAAAGCCACTGCTCCAGCTGTAGAAGGCGGAAAGACGTTTCACATAAAGGTCTACTTCGGCAAGGACGCTCAGCTGAGGGGTGTAAGAGCATTTCTCATCCTTTCGGACCTTGAGGAAATAGGAGAAGTCGTGTGGACGAACCCGGATAGAAAAATCATAGAGGATGGTAACGCAAACCAAGATGTTGTGGAGTTCAAGGTAGTCACGGAGGCCAGCAAGGAGGAAATTGAAAAGTTAGTTAGGCGGCATCCCGAGGTCGAAAAAGTTGAAATCATTGAGGAGCGCATCTCTGAAGAGGAAAAGCTCGAAGGGACCCTCCAAAGATATTACCGGATAAAAGTCCAATTCCAAAAGGATGCACCACTTAAGGGACCTAGAGGTTTCCTTGTACTTCAGGATCTCAGAGAAATAGGTGAGATTGTCGAGACAAAGCCGAGCATTCAGGAAATAGAGGAGGGCAAACTCATAGATGACACTTATTTTGAGGTTGTCCTTAGAACTGACAAGGGTGAAGAGGAGATAAAAAGCGTCATAAGCAAGCACCCAGATATTGTGAACATACTTATAACCCCAGAGGAAATTACTGAAAAGAAATCGAAAGAGAAAAAAGAAGAGAAGCTTAAAGCTCCAGAACCCCCGAAAAAGCCCTCCCCAATAGAGACTCCTAAGGTAAAGGTCTCCAGGATGATAAAGATAGATGTATCCCACCTCGATAAGCTGATGAACCTCGTAGGAGAGCTTGTAATAAACAAAGGCCGTCTCGAGCAAATAGCTGAGCGCCTTGGAGATAGGGAACTTATCGAGACGCTCTCAACTCTATCAAGGCTTCTCACAGAGCTCCAAGACGAAATTATGGAGATGCGCCTCACGCCTATCGCCGAGGTCTTCAACAAGTTCCCGAGAATGGTCCGCGAGCTCGCGAGGAAGATGGGTAAGGAAGTCGAGTTCGTTATGGAAGGTGGTGAGATAGAAGTTGATAGGACCATTCTGGAGAAGCTTGGAGACGCTCTCGTCCACCTCCTGAGGAACGCCATAGACCATGGAATAGAGCCACCTGAGGAGAGGGAGAGGCTCGGCAAGCCGAGAGCCGGAAGAGTTGAGTTGATAGCTAGAAGGGAGAGAAACCACGTCGAGATAATTGTGAGAGATGATGGTAGGGGTATAGATCCCGAGAAGGTTAAGAGGAAGGCCATAGAGAGGGGCCTAATAACCCCCGAGGAGGCCGCCAGCCTGAGCGATGAGGAGGCAATCAACTTAATATTCCTACCCGGCTTCAGCACGGCTGAGAAGATTACGGACGTTTCGGGAAGAGGCGTTGGAATGGACGTCGTTAAGGACGTCGTCAAGTCAATGAACGGTTCTATATCCGTGTACACTGAGGTAGGGAAGGGCACGACATTCATTCTCAAGCTCCCCATAAGCATGGCAATCATCCAGGCTCTTCTCATCAGGGTCGCCAACGAAATCTACGCTATACCTATCAACAACATCCTTGAGACCATTGAGATCGACCCTAAGATACTGAAGACGATAGGCGGAAAGGAGGTCATAGTACTCAGGGGCGAGATAATACCTGTCATTATGCTCCATGAGCTCTTCGGCCTACCTATACCAAAGGCCAAGAGCTTCCCAGCCATAATAGTGGATTATGGAGCCCAGAAAGTTGCCATAGGCGTTGACGAATTGCTCCACAAGAGGGACATAGTCATCAAGAGCCTCGGCAAGTTCCTCTCCAACATCAGGGGATTCGCAGGAGCCACTATACTTGGAGACGGAAGTGTCGTTCTGATAATTGACATTGGAGGCCTCCTTGGAGGTGGATACCATGGCTGA
- a CDS encoding ATPase → MLRPIPKDDFVRRFRLKASLRALERVRKTIGERAYQRLRDLVVFRLEGREFEIDKVGEKIVVAYSGGSDSTATLKILRWAGFEVIPVMARLPQLREPVVLKATMEGAILVDVPGYMEEMKRLIEKRAPICGRCHSMVMKAVESYALDNGIKIVASGDLLSFGSASIYEKGSIIVLNLPAFLTLTKAEAIKILGRKYALGFGCPLWRSATKRAPILKRFGIQRILRELRAGALTEDMAKVLIMDVLRA, encoded by the coding sequence ATGCTAAGACCAATTCCAAAAGATGACTTTGTCAGGAGGTTCAGACTCAAAGCGAGCCTCAGAGCTCTGGAAAGGGTTAGAAAGACCATAGGAGAGAGAGCCTATCAGAGGCTTAGGGATCTCGTTGTCTTTAGGCTTGAAGGCAGGGAATTCGAGATAGATAAAGTGGGCGAAAAGATCGTTGTAGCCTACTCCGGTGGAAGCGACAGTACCGCTACTCTAAAAATACTGAGGTGGGCTGGTTTTGAGGTAATCCCCGTTATGGCAAGGCTTCCTCAGCTCAGGGAGCCGGTAGTTTTGAAGGCAACGATGGAAGGAGCAATTCTTGTTGATGTTCCGGGCTACATGGAGGAGATGAAGAGGCTTATAGAGAAGAGGGCCCCCATATGCGGAAGGTGCCATTCAATGGTCATGAAAGCCGTCGAGAGTTACGCGCTGGATAACGGCATAAAGATAGTGGCCAGCGGAGACCTGTTGAGCTTCGGGAGTGCCTCCATCTACGAAAAAGGCTCCATTATCGTTCTGAACCTCCCAGCGTTCTTGACCCTCACGAAGGCTGAGGCAATAAAGATCCTCGGGCGGAAGTACGCACTCGGCTTCGGATGCCCACTCTGGAGATCGGCCACGAAGAGAGCCCCAATACTGAAGAGATTCGGCATCCAGAGGATTTTGAGGGAGCTAAGGGCGGGAGCCCTTACGGAGGATATGGCCAAAGTTCTCATAATGGACGTTCTAAGGGCTTAA
- a CDS encoding RNA ligase produces MVSSHFKEILMRLGLPEDRIEVLEAKGGITEEEFDGIRYLRFKDSARGLRRGTVVFDEANVILGFPHIKRVVSLRAGVMRIFKRTPFYVEEKVDGYNVRVALVSDRVLAITRGGFVCPFTTERILDFVPEEFFKDYPHLVLVGEMAGPESPYLVEGPPYVEEDIRFFLFDIQEKGTGKSLPVQERLKLAEEYGIPHVKVFGLYTVDRIEDLYDLIERLSREGREGVVMKSPDMKRVVKYVTPFANVNDVKIGAKVFFELPPGYFMSRIMRLAFYVAERRIKGERFEELARNLGKALLEPFVESIWDVEQGDEIAEVFRIRVKRIETAYKMVTHFERLGLNIKIEDIEEVGGMWRITFKRAYDEATREIRELIGGRAFVD; encoded by the coding sequence ATGGTTAGTTCGCACTTTAAGGAAATCCTCATGAGACTTGGTCTCCCTGAAGATAGGATAGAGGTCCTTGAGGCTAAGGGGGGAATAACTGAGGAGGAGTTCGATGGCATAAGGTACCTCCGCTTTAAAGATTCTGCGCGGGGCCTTAGGCGGGGGACGGTGGTATTCGACGAGGCCAACGTCATCCTCGGGTTCCCACATATCAAGAGGGTAGTAAGCCTAAGGGCTGGCGTGATGAGGATATTCAAGAGAACGCCCTTTTATGTGGAGGAGAAGGTGGATGGTTATAACGTTCGTGTCGCCTTAGTTAGCGATAGAGTTCTTGCGATAACGAGGGGCGGCTTTGTCTGCCCCTTCACGACGGAGAGGATATTGGACTTCGTGCCAGAGGAGTTTTTCAAAGATTATCCACACCTCGTCCTCGTCGGTGAGATGGCTGGGCCCGAGAGCCCCTACCTCGTCGAGGGGCCGCCCTACGTTGAGGAGGATATCAGATTCTTCCTTTTTGACATCCAGGAGAAGGGAACAGGCAAAAGCTTGCCAGTCCAGGAGCGGCTAAAGCTTGCGGAGGAGTACGGCATCCCTCACGTCAAGGTTTTTGGCCTCTACACGGTCGATAGGATAGAGGATCTCTACGACCTCATCGAGAGGCTGAGTAGGGAAGGAAGGGAAGGGGTTGTGATGAAGAGCCCCGACATGAAGAGGGTCGTCAAGTACGTAACGCCCTTTGCCAATGTGAATGACGTGAAGATAGGAGCGAAGGTCTTCTTCGAGCTTCCCCCCGGCTATTTCATGAGCAGAATAATGAGGCTCGCCTTCTACGTGGCCGAGAGGAGGATTAAAGGGGAGAGGTTTGAGGAACTAGCGAGGAATTTGGGAAAGGCCCTTCTCGAACCTTTCGTAGAGTCGATATGGGACGTTGAGCAGGGCGATGAGATAGCCGAGGTTTTCAGGATCAGGGTTAAGAGGATAGAGACTGCTTATAAGATGGTCACCCACTTCGAAAGGCTCGGCCTGAACATAAAGATAGAGGACATAGAAGAAGTTGGGGGAATGTGGAGGATCACCTTCAAGAGGGCCTATGACGAGGCCACGAGAGAGATAAGGGAGTTGATAGGCGGGAGGGCCTTTGTCGACTGA
- a CDS encoding methyl-accepting chemotaxis protein, with translation MEFRRKVVLMILLAVVISTATLAGTTLYSLKKMQGLLQERLEAPAIEVGGYMAMSAAELGAKMLDNYFKHIANYGKTALDAVQEAYERGLDLDKEKMKAFLLERFAKIKALDENVAFIYFGDEEGNMFIYPDEPLPEGYDPRVRPWYIAAKEKNGPVYTEPYQDASTGKWVITYSEPVYVNGEFKGVIGIDVFVSTLIQDIEQIELGKTGYLVVINQDGLVLIHPKEELVNKLNIFEVPELKDLAAELKKDKDKGYVVYTFEGAKEIGGYKRMETTGWIVLAIVPVDDVAEPLVTAKEAVRSETAKMVYQGLLISVIVAGAVMVVMYRLTNSLLAPLENLKKAAQALAEGRLREVTEYVRRIRYLENDEIGALIKAFEAVSKDVVGTLNAISQKLERLAQGDLTNGLNVEAKGELKDIIDDLKSVTRKLKETIGSLIDMTNELDKKATVLAQISKDVTEAINQVNEAIQQVSTEAQRQQETINEITEGMRMVAQVSEESVRAMDEFEGAVNEVVSIANEGSQKGDEALKRIADIQNMMARIEETVSKVAEMSRNIEEITNVITNIAEQTNLLALNAAIEAARAGEAGRGFAVVAQEIRKLAEESKQAADNIKSIIDKITDEIRQAVNATKTGVSVIGESSETLRDTISYLGNIAELLQETSMRMGEVKSQIVKTQEEVENALKALENLAASAEQTTASAEEVSSAMEEQTAAIEELQRATNDLKSLVENLRNIISRFRV, from the coding sequence ATGGAGTTCAGACGGAAGGTCGTGTTGATGATATTGCTGGCGGTCGTAATTTCAACGGCAACATTAGCAGGGACCACACTCTACTCTCTAAAAAAGATGCAGGGCCTTCTGCAGGAGCGCTTGGAAGCTCCAGCCATAGAGGTGGGGGGATATATGGCTATGAGCGCTGCGGAACTTGGGGCGAAAATGCTCGACAACTACTTTAAGCATATAGCAAACTATGGAAAGACGGCCCTGGACGCCGTTCAAGAAGCCTATGAACGAGGCCTTGACTTGGACAAGGAAAAAATGAAGGCGTTCCTTCTAGAGAGGTTCGCGAAAATCAAGGCACTGGACGAGAACGTGGCCTTCATATACTTCGGCGATGAGGAAGGCAATATGTTTATATATCCAGACGAGCCCTTGCCCGAGGGCTACGACCCGAGGGTTAGACCCTGGTACATAGCGGCGAAGGAGAAGAATGGGCCGGTGTATACCGAGCCTTATCAGGACGCTTCTACGGGCAAGTGGGTAATAACTTATTCAGAGCCTGTTTACGTGAACGGTGAGTTCAAGGGCGTCATTGGTATTGACGTGTTCGTTTCAACGCTCATACAGGATATCGAGCAAATTGAGCTTGGTAAGACCGGCTATCTTGTCGTGATAAACCAGGACGGTCTCGTTTTAATACACCCAAAGGAGGAGCTCGTGAATAAATTGAACATCTTCGAGGTTCCAGAGCTCAAGGACCTTGCGGCCGAGCTCAAGAAAGACAAGGACAAGGGTTATGTAGTCTACACGTTCGAGGGAGCAAAGGAAATTGGAGGATACAAAAGAATGGAAACGACTGGCTGGATAGTCCTAGCTATCGTGCCAGTAGATGATGTTGCCGAACCTCTCGTCACTGCAAAAGAAGCCGTTAGGAGCGAGACTGCCAAGATGGTGTATCAGGGCCTCCTTATATCAGTTATAGTCGCCGGTGCCGTTATGGTCGTGATGTACAGGCTGACGAACTCACTCCTCGCCCCGCTTGAGAATCTCAAGAAGGCTGCACAGGCCCTTGCTGAAGGCAGGCTAAGGGAGGTCACCGAATACGTTAGGAGGATAAGGTACCTTGAAAACGACGAGATTGGAGCCCTTATAAAGGCTTTCGAGGCCGTGTCTAAGGACGTTGTCGGTACCTTGAATGCCATAAGCCAGAAGCTCGAACGCCTTGCCCAAGGGGACCTCACCAACGGCCTAAACGTCGAGGCAAAGGGAGAGCTTAAGGATATAATAGATGACCTAAAGTCGGTAACCCGGAAGCTCAAGGAGACCATAGGGTCTCTTATTGATATGACGAACGAACTCGACAAGAAAGCCACAGTTCTCGCCCAGATATCCAAGGACGTCACGGAGGCTATCAACCAGGTGAACGAGGCAATCCAGCAAGTCAGCACCGAGGCCCAGAGGCAGCAGGAAACCATCAACGAGATAACCGAGGGCATGAGGATGGTGGCCCAGGTCAGCGAGGAGAGTGTCCGTGCCATGGACGAGTTCGAGGGGGCTGTCAATGAAGTTGTTAGCATAGCCAACGAAGGCAGCCAGAAGGGTGATGAGGCCCTCAAGAGGATAGCCGATATTCAGAATATGATGGCCAGGATTGAGGAAACCGTTAGCAAGGTCGCCGAGATGAGCAGGAACATAGAGGAAATTACAAACGTAATCACAAACATAGCCGAGCAGACAAATCTTTTGGCATTAAACGCCGCCATAGAGGCCGCCAGAGCTGGTGAGGCCGGCAGGGGCTTCGCGGTGGTTGCGCAGGAGATTAGGAAGCTCGCCGAGGAGAGCAAACAAGCTGCAGACAACATAAAGAGCATCATAGACAAGATAACAGATGAGATCAGACAGGCCGTTAATGCCACGAAAACCGGCGTTAGCGTCATTGGAGAGTCTTCAGAGACACTCAGGGACACAATCAGCTATCTTGGCAATATAGCAGAGCTCCTTCAGGAGACAAGCATGAGGATGGGTGAAGTTAAGTCCCAGATAGTCAAGACGCAAGAGGAAGTCGAGAACGCTCTTAAGGCCCTTGAGAATCTGGCCGCCTCCGCGGAGCAGACGACGGCGAGTGCCGAAGAGGTCAGCTCGGCCATGGAGGAGCAGACCGCCGCCATAGAAGAGCTCCAGAGGGCTACCAACGACCTCAAGAGCTTGGTGGAGAATCTCCGGAATATCATTAGCAGGTTCCGTGTGTGA